CGGCGGCGGCCTTCTCTttgtcctgctcctgcttgGGCAttggcagcagctgctgcggcGTGTCCTGCTCCGATACGAGCCACTTGAGGTGCCCCACCCTCGGCAGTTGCTGGTCGTTGAAGCGGGAGATGAGCTGCAAGCCCACGGCCTCGGCACTGTGGCTGCTGTGACCGCCTTCCAGAGAGCCCATCTGCTCCACGTACGGCATCAGATCGGGTTCCGTTGAGAAGGCGGCGGCACTGAGCTTGGCCACGTCCTTCCGGCGGCTCCATTTCACGTGCTCGATGGCCGTGATGCAGGCCTCTGATATGCGAAAGTGGGCGTTCTCCTTCTCCAGGTCCGTGTTGTTGTGCGTGTAGCGGGACATCTGCAGGAAGGTGGCCAGCGACTGCTGGTCCATCTTGTCGCTGCTCAGGGTGCTCCCCGGCGTGGCACTGGCCGAACTGGAGCTGGTCGCCTGGCTGCCGTCGCCGTAGCTGCCATCCGCCATTGCAACGATGTCCAGCGGGGCGGTGCTATAGTTCGAGGGAGATGCCacggctgctgccgctgctgcctcATCCAGCATGCTGACGCCCTCGAAGAGGGTCTGCTTCTTCTTCAGCTTCCTGCCGTTGACTGGGAGGAAGCTGTCCAGGACGCCGCCGCCTAGGCCGTTTAGATCCTCGCCCAGGCCGCGATTGAACCAGCTCGTATACACAGGCGGGGAGCCAAAGAGATTCGTTAGGAAGTTGTTGAACGGCGAGGCCCTGATGCTGCACTGGGATTGGGACTGCGACTGGGTTTGGGAAATCTCCGCTGGTTGGCTGCCTGTTTGATCTGTCCAGATCTTAATATCATCGCAATTGATCAGTTGGATGCGCCGCGGACTGGTGCTGGACGTGCTGGTGCTAGAGCGGCTCAAACTGCTGTGGAAGCTGCCCGCCGAGGTGGAGGGCAGCATGTTTCCATCAGCAGCCGTTCTGTTTGTGCGGGGACTGCTGTAGGTCTGGCAGCGCCGACGGGCCGCCTCCTGCTCCTCGTCCTCGTGGTACAGATTGGGCAGACTCTTGCAGCGTCTCAGCCTGGGCAGCCGCTGTTGCAGATGCAAATGCGGATGCAGCTTCTCCTCCGGCACCACCTGCAGACGCGGCGAGATGCTAAAGTTCGGCTGCGAGCAGGTGCGTCGATGGCGCAGCTGCCTGTGCACCTCCAGCTGGCTGAGGAGGCTGCTCTGGTTGAGCTGCACCGCGGTGAGGCACACAAACAGCGTATTGGCATGCCCCGAATGGCGCAGAAAGGCTACCTCTCGCTGATAGTAGCAGTCCAACAGCTCCTTGTCGGCCACCAGTGACTGCAAGCACTGAGACAGGCAGCGCGCCTGCAGGCATCGGGTGATCCACAGGCGGAAAAACTCATCGACACTCCGCGGCGActgatgtggctgctgctcgcTCCAGCGGCGATAAGGCGGCTGCTGCAGCTTCATCTTCTCTTCGCTGGTGAGCAAAAACTCAAAGTCATCGGCGAGACGCTGCAGCTCCCCGCTGCCAGGCTGCGGCTGCAACTGATAAAAAATTGCATGAGCATTCGTCATCGCAACGGacaagacacacacacactctctctccctctgtcgCAATGCTTACCACCAGCCCATGTTGCAGGATCTGGGAACATGTCTGGACCAGCATCTGGAAGCCATCATCGTTCTTCGCTTGGAACCAGTAGTTGGTGGCGCGTCGCAGCTCCGTGAGCAAGCTGGTGGCAACCACTTGCTGTTGCCTTAGCTCTCGTCGATCATGCCTCTGCTGGGTGGCGTCACATGCCAAagttgtggctgctgctgtctgAGTTGGTGGTGCGCTGGCCATCATTGCTCTTGGTACAATTGCAGCTCTCCCCTGCTAGGCGGCGGCTCTCCACGCATTGTTTACCTGCCACATTGTTGATTATTCAATGGTTTTCGAGTTTATTTTGTTGCAGTGCTTGTTGGGACCAGTGTGACCGCGCACCGGTCTGACACTCAGAAAGAATTCAAGttatattatacatattcctcgcttttgatattccgtagaatattattagctagatAAAACATTttgccatgcccacataattttatacgatttatGAATCATTTGTTTACTTAACTGGCTTActctaaatacttgcttttattggatcttgtctaaaaaaaggttttagcaaAATAGTTCAAACAAAAGAAGGACTTAGCGAGATAGGTCacacaaaaaaacgaaagaggatagtcgttcatattgttcaatttttatattccgttgaataattctggTTAACTAAAACCCTTAGTTCTGCCCACATCATTTTTGaccattgatgaataaattttctacaaaattggttagtttttagtccatgcttttattgtattttgactaaaacaagggttaaacaaaatagttcaacaaaaaatacagtcgcaatgttggtggtatttgaagacatgatgcgtgtataacctttgtataccctatttcgttaatttaatATGAAGATAAAAATTGATATGTTCTAAACATATTCAGAATATGATTGGTATCTTGCATATATATTTCTggatcctgatacctattcttggtctctgtaagAATAAGCTGCAAAATGTCGTTGTAATAGCTTTACAACAGAGACTAAATTGTTTCTGCATTAATTGGaacctgggatgacaaacatacTCTCAATTCTATAGTATCCTTTTCCCCAGGGTATGCCCAGAAACATTGTGCGACTtattgttgtcaaccggtCTCATTTTGAAAATATACCGCCGAATTATTCATATTCCatgtttttgatattccagcGAATATTACTAGATAGCTAGGACCCTCAGCTCTGAACCCATAATTTTACCCGATTAATAAATCAATTTGCTACAGGACTGATTAATTTTAAGATCTCATTTTTGTTGGATGGTTTTTAATATAAGATTTAAATAAAACCGGTAAACAACAATTTCCACTAAATCAATTTTCTTTACAACTACATTTGTATGTAATTCCCAAAAGCGACACCTGATGTGGAAACGTGTAAATTTCAAACATTTTTCGCCGCTTGTTTTTCAGTTAAGCCACATAGAAGCGCCACCAGATATCAGGCTATCGATAATATCATTAGATGCTAGAGCTGAGCGCCTAAGTTTGAATGTGAATTATTGACAAGGATATAAACGCAATCCATTGAAATAAATGATGCAGGGAAGAACcgttaaaaattaaatttaatagattgatgaaattgattAAATATACCGTTACATACAGATATTCCGTAAATACACCT
The Drosophila miranda strain MSH22 chromosome XL, D.miranda_PacBio2.1, whole genome shotgun sequence genome window above contains:
- the LOC108164709 gene encoding uncharacterized protein LOC108164709 isoform X1, with translation MMASAPPTQTAAATTLACDATQQRHDRRELRQQQVVATSLLTELRRATNYWFQAKNDDGFQMLVQTCSQILQHGLVVSIATEGERLQPQPGSGELQRLADDFEFLLTSEEKMKLQQPPYRRWSEQQPHQSPRSVDEFFRLWITRCLQARCLSQCLQSLVADKELLDCYYQREVAFLRHSGHANTLFVCLTAVQLNQSSLLSQLEVHRQLRHRRTCSQPNFSISPRLQVVPEEKLHPHLHLQQRLPRLRRCKSLPNLYHEDEEQEAARRRCQTYSSPRTNRTAADGNMLPSTSAGSFHSSLSRSSTSTSSTSPRRIQLINCDDIKIWTDQTGSQPAEISQTQSQSQSQCSIRASPFNNFLTNLFGSPPVYTSWFNRGLGEDLNGLGGGVLDSFLPVNGRKLKKKQTLFEGVSMLDEAAAAAAVASPSNYSTAPLDIVAMADGSYGDGSQATSSSSASATPGSTLSSDKMDQQSLATFLQMSRYTHNNTDLEKENAHFRISEACITAIEHVKWSRRKDVAKLSAAAFSTEPDLMPYVEQMGSLEGGHSSHSAEAVGLQLISRFNDQQLPRVGHLKWLVSEQDTPQQLLPMPKQEQDKEKAAAASMTRGTKTWAPPRQQIIFTEHPSVSRSQQLSRQGNRCAGCGMRVARQYQHHFRYCSYLGKYLCTGCHRNQISAIPAKILQNWDFRCYPVSSFAYRLIEQMYTFPLFHVPDLNAQLYSKHKDLAKARRRRIQLQSVKEFIGNCRFATREQAFFNAIPLHLTQDRDMWSMCDFVDVQNSSMSRSIKELILLSEQHVHNCVLCVGRAFVCEYCKSNEFLYPWQRKIERCVGCGTCSHYSCWRAKRNEPCPRCARLQARAS
- the LOC108164709 gene encoding uncharacterized protein LOC108164709 isoform X2, producing MMASAPPTQTAAATTLACDATQQRHDRRELRQQQVVATSLLTELRRATNYWFQAKNDDGFQMLVQTCSQILQHGLVLQPQPGSGELQRLADDFEFLLTSEEKMKLQQPPYRRWSEQQPHQSPRSVDEFFRLWITRCLQARCLSQCLQSLVADKELLDCYYQREVAFLRHSGHANTLFVCLTAVQLNQSSLLSQLEVHRQLRHRRTCSQPNFSISPRLQVVPEEKLHPHLHLQQRLPRLRRCKSLPNLYHEDEEQEAARRRCQTYSSPRTNRTAADGNMLPSTSAGSFHSSLSRSSTSTSSTSPRRIQLINCDDIKIWTDQTGSQPAEISQTQSQSQSQCSIRASPFNNFLTNLFGSPPVYTSWFNRGLGEDLNGLGGGVLDSFLPVNGRKLKKKQTLFEGVSMLDEAAAAAAVASPSNYSTAPLDIVAMADGSYGDGSQATSSSSASATPGSTLSSDKMDQQSLATFLQMSRYTHNNTDLEKENAHFRISEACITAIEHVKWSRRKDVAKLSAAAFSTEPDLMPYVEQMGSLEGGHSSHSAEAVGLQLISRFNDQQLPRVGHLKWLVSEQDTPQQLLPMPKQEQDKEKAAAASMTRGTKTWAPPRQQIIFTEHPSVSRSQQLSRQGNRCAGCGMRVARQYQHHFRYCSYLGKYLCTGCHRNQISAIPAKILQNWDFRCYPVSSFAYRLIEQMYTFPLFHVPDLNAQLYSKHKDLAKARRRRIQLQSVKEFIGNCRFATREQAFFNAIPLHLTQDRDMWSMCDFVDVQNSSMSRSIKELILLSEQHVHNCVLCVGRAFVCEYCKSNEFLYPWQRKIERCVGCGTCSHYSCWRAKRNEPCPRCARLQARAS